One genomic region from Pseudoduganella dura encodes:
- a CDS encoding lysophospholipid acyltransferase family protein has protein sequence MRKAFLFLRSLVFTVVMAIATVIWSFVCMLAAPLPYNKRYYVTSRWNVFVIWLAKVVCGIRYEFKGYENFPDSPAIVLSKHQSAWETIFLLANLPRPLVFVFKKEILYIPFFGWGIALLRMIPIDRKQGKNAFRMVVAHGKRRLKDGQWIIMFPEGTRIPVGQAGKYKSGGTRLAIDTGVPVVPIAVNSGECWPKNSFIKYPGKITVSVGKPISSEGQTPDGMMEQVEQWIESEMRVISPHAYSAG, from the coding sequence TTGCGTAAAGCCTTCCTGTTCCTGCGTTCCCTCGTGTTTACCGTGGTGATGGCCATCGCCACGGTGATCTGGTCGTTCGTCTGCATGCTGGCGGCGCCGCTGCCTTACAACAAGCGCTACTACGTCACGTCGCGCTGGAACGTGTTCGTGATCTGGCTGGCGAAGGTCGTCTGCGGCATCCGCTACGAATTCAAGGGCTACGAGAACTTCCCCGACAGTCCGGCCATCGTGCTGTCGAAACACCAGTCGGCATGGGAAACGATCTTCCTGCTGGCGAACCTGCCGCGCCCCCTGGTCTTCGTGTTCAAGAAGGAGATCCTGTACATCCCGTTCTTCGGCTGGGGCATCGCGCTGCTGCGCATGATCCCGATCGATCGCAAGCAGGGCAAGAATGCGTTCCGGATGGTGGTCGCACATGGAAAGCGTCGCCTGAAAGACGGCCAATGGATTATCATGTTCCCGGAAGGCACGCGCATCCCGGTGGGCCAGGCGGGCAAGTACAAGAGCGGCGGCACGCGCCTTGCGATCGATACCGGCGTACCCGTGGTGCCGATCGCGGTGAATTCCGGCGAGTGCTGGCCAAAGAATTCGTTTATCAAATATCCGGGCAAGATCACGGTTTCGGTGGGCAAGCCGATATCGTCCGAAGGACAGACCCCCGACGGCATGATGGAACAGGTGGAACAGTGGATAGAATCAGAAATGCGCGTCATTTCGCCCCACGCCTACAGCGCTGGCTAG
- the gmhB gene encoding D-glycero-beta-D-manno-heptose 1,7-bisphosphate 7-phosphatase has translation MPQPKLIILDRDGVINHDSPDFIKSPDEWIPIPGSLEAIARLNQANYRVVIASNQSGIARQLFDITTLNAIHAKMHRLALQVGADIDAVFFCPHAAADNCDCRKPKPGMFAEISKRYQVSLKGVPTVGDSLRDLQSGFISGCVPFLVRTGKGEKTEVTGGLPPGTLTFPDLAATVQHILKNPTL, from the coding sequence ATGCCGCAGCCGAAACTGATCATCCTGGACCGGGATGGCGTGATCAACCACGATTCGCCGGACTTTATCAAGTCCCCCGACGAGTGGATTCCCATTCCCGGCTCGCTGGAAGCGATCGCCCGGCTGAACCAGGCGAACTACCGCGTGGTGATCGCCTCGAACCAGTCGGGCATTGCGCGGCAGCTGTTCGACATCACCACGCTGAACGCGATCCACGCCAAGATGCACCGCCTCGCCCTGCAGGTGGGCGCGGACATCGACGCGGTGTTTTTCTGCCCGCACGCGGCGGCCGACAACTGCGATTGCCGCAAGCCGAAGCCCGGCATGTTCGCCGAGATCTCGAAGCGCTACCAGGTGAGCCTGAAAGGCGTGCCCACGGTGGGCGATTCGCTGCGCGACCTGCAATCGGGCTTCATCAGCGGCTGCGTGCCGTTCCTGGTCCGTACCGGCAAGGGCGAGAAAACCGAGGTGACCGGCGGCCTGCCACCCGGCACGCTGACCTTCCCCGACCTGGCGGCCACGGTGCAGCACATCCTGAAAAACCCCACGCTGTAA
- the glyS gene encoding glycine--tRNA ligase subunit beta, with product MTQTLLIELLTEELPPKALSKLGAAFAAGIFNGLKSRDFLEEDSVATSYATPRRLAVSITKVRDVSPDKSIREKVLPVTVALDKEGNPTAPLAKKLAALGFPDLQVADLERAQDGKAESFFHTYTAPGSQLVTGLQAALEDSVAKLPIPKVMSYQRPDGATVQFVRPAHSVIALFGDTVLPLTLLGLTASNVTQGHRFLTAPGQRAVTVSHADAYADTLVEKAKVIPSFEARKEQIRAGLLAKAGDDQVLMPEALLEEVASLVEWPVVYECRFEDEFLAVPQECLILTMQTNQKYFALTDTNGKLRSRFLIVSNIATDTPQAIVGGNERVVRPRLSDAKFFFEQDKKKTLASRLPLLKNVVYHNKLGTQAERSDRVTALATAIAGRLGADVALAERGARLSKADLLTDMVGEFPELQGIMGTYYARHDGENEEVALAASEHYQPRFAGDALPSTQTGTAVALADKLETLVGIWAIGLQPTGDKDPFALRRHALGILRMLIEKRLPLAISELLADAVAQFSAVPNFKDPTAEATAFMLDRLRGILRERGFTPNEIEAVVAQNPDRLDDIVQRLEAVQAFASLPEAGSLAAANKRITNILKKNEAALAQATTVNPALLQDEAENNLAAAVARVQPEVDAAFAAGDFTGTLMTLAQLRDDVDAFFNDVMVMADDIALRNNRLALLSSLHGMMNRVADISKLAA from the coding sequence ATGACTCAAACTCTCCTGATCGAACTGCTGACCGAAGAACTGCCGCCGAAGGCGCTGTCCAAGCTGGGCGCCGCATTCGCCGCCGGCATCTTCAATGGCCTGAAATCGCGCGACTTCCTGGAAGAAGACAGCGTCGCCACGTCGTACGCCACGCCGCGCCGCCTGGCCGTTTCCATTACGAAGGTGCGCGACGTGTCGCCGGACAAATCGATCCGCGAAAAAGTGCTGCCGGTGACGGTGGCACTGGACAAGGAAGGCAATCCGACCGCGCCGCTGGCGAAGAAGCTGGCCGCGCTGGGCTTCCCCGACCTGCAGGTCGCCGACCTGGAACGCGCGCAGGACGGCAAGGCCGAATCGTTCTTCCACACGTATACCGCGCCGGGCTCGCAACTGGTGACCGGCCTGCAGGCCGCGCTGGAAGACTCGGTGGCCAAACTGCCGATCCCGAAGGTGATGAGCTACCAGCGTCCGGATGGCGCCACCGTGCAGTTCGTGCGCCCGGCGCACAGCGTGATCGCGCTGTTCGGCGACACCGTGCTGCCGTTGACGCTGCTGGGCCTGACCGCATCGAACGTCACCCAGGGCCACCGCTTCCTGACGGCGCCGGGCCAGCGCGCCGTCACCGTGTCGCACGCCGATGCGTACGCCGACACGCTGGTGGAAAAGGCCAAGGTCATCCCGTCGTTCGAAGCGCGGAAGGAGCAGATCCGCGCCGGATTGCTGGCCAAGGCCGGCGACGACCAGGTGCTGATGCCCGAGGCGCTGCTGGAGGAAGTGGCGTCGCTGGTCGAATGGCCGGTGGTGTATGAATGCCGCTTCGAGGACGAATTCCTGGCCGTGCCGCAGGAATGCCTGATCCTGACGATGCAGACCAACCAGAAATACTTCGCGCTGACGGACACCAACGGCAAGCTGCGCTCGCGCTTCCTGATCGTCTCGAACATCGCCACCGATACGCCGCAGGCGATCGTGGGCGGCAACGAACGCGTGGTGCGCCCGCGCCTGTCCGATGCGAAATTCTTCTTCGAGCAGGACAAGAAGAAGACGCTGGCATCGCGCCTGCCGCTGCTGAAGAATGTCGTGTACCACAACAAGCTGGGCACCCAGGCCGAGCGCAGCGACCGCGTAACCGCGCTGGCAACGGCCATCGCCGGACGCCTGGGCGCCGATGTTGCCCTCGCCGAACGCGGGGCGCGCCTGTCGAAGGCCGACCTGCTGACCGACATGGTGGGCGAGTTCCCCGAGCTGCAAGGCATCATGGGCACGTACTACGCGCGTCATGACGGCGAGAACGAGGAAGTGGCGCTGGCCGCTTCCGAGCACTACCAGCCGCGCTTCGCCGGCGATGCGCTGCCGTCCACGCAGACCGGCACCGCCGTGGCGCTGGCCGACAAGCTCGAAACGCTGGTCGGCATCTGGGCCATCGGCCTGCAGCCCACCGGCGACAAGGATCCGTTCGCGCTGCGCCGCCACGCGCTGGGCATCCTGCGCATGCTGATCGAGAAGCGCCTGCCGCTGGCGATCTCGGAACTGCTGGCCGATGCCGTGGCGCAGTTCTCCGCCGTGCCGAACTTCAAGGATCCGACCGCCGAGGCGACCGCGTTCATGCTGGACCGCCTGCGCGGCATCCTGCGCGAGCGCGGCTTCACGCCGAACGAGATCGAAGCCGTGGTGGCGCAGAATCCGGACCGCCTGGACGACATCGTCCAGCGCCTGGAAGCTGTGCAGGCATTCGCTTCCCTGCCGGAAGCGGGCTCGCTGGCCGCCGCCAACAAGCGCATCACCAACATCCTCAAGAAGAACGAGGCGGCGCTGGCGCAGGCCACCACGGTGAACCCGGCGCTGCTGCAGGACGAGGCGGAGAATAACCTGGCCGCCGCCGTCGCGCGCGTGCAGCCCGAAGTCGACGCGGCGTTCGCGGCCGGCGACTTCACCGGCACCTTGATGACGCTGGCGCAGCTGCGCGACGACGTTGACGCGTTCTTCAACGACGTGATGGTGATGGCCGACGATATCGCGCTGCGCAACAACCGCCTCGCGCTGCTGTCGTCGCTGCACGGCATGATGAACCGCGTTGCGGACATCTCGAAGCTGGCCGCATAA
- the glyQ gene encoding glycine--tRNA ligase subunit alpha, with product MLTFQQIILTLQTYWDQQGCALLQPYDMEVGAGTFHTGTFLRAIGPEPWRAAYVQPSRRPKDGRYGENPNRLQHYYQYQVVLKPAPENILDLYLGSLAALGLDLKQNDVRFVEDDWESPTLGAWGLGWEVWLNGMEVTQFTYFQQVGGLDCKPVLGEITYGIERLAMYLQGVENVYDLVWTEWEENGQKKVLKYGDVFHQNEVEQSTYNFEHANTELLFAQFANHESEAKRLVELQLTLPAYEQIMKASHSFNMLDARGAISVTERAAYIGRVRTLSRLVAQAYYDSRERLGFPMADKA from the coding sequence ATGCTGACATTCCAACAAATCATCCTGACCCTGCAAACCTACTGGGACCAGCAGGGCTGCGCCCTGCTCCAGCCCTATGACATGGAAGTGGGCGCGGGTACTTTCCACACCGGCACCTTCCTGCGCGCGATCGGCCCGGAGCCCTGGCGCGCCGCCTACGTGCAGCCTTCGCGCCGCCCGAAGGATGGTCGCTACGGCGAAAACCCGAACCGCCTGCAGCACTACTACCAGTACCAGGTGGTGCTCAAGCCGGCGCCGGAAAACATCCTCGACCTGTACCTGGGATCGCTGGCGGCACTGGGCCTTGACCTGAAGCAGAACGACGTGCGCTTCGTCGAGGACGACTGGGAAAGCCCCACGCTCGGCGCCTGGGGCCTGGGCTGGGAAGTCTGGCTGAACGGCATGGAAGTCACCCAGTTCACTTATTTCCAGCAGGTGGGCGGCCTCGATTGCAAGCCGGTGCTGGGCGAGATCACCTACGGCATCGAGCGGCTGGCCATGTACCTGCAGGGCGTGGAAAACGTCTACGACCTGGTGTGGACGGAATGGGAAGAGAACGGCCAGAAGAAAGTCCTGAAGTACGGCGACGTGTTCCACCAGAACGAAGTGGAACAGTCGACCTACAACTTCGAGCACGCCAACACCGAGCTGCTGTTCGCCCAGTTCGCGAACCACGAGTCGGAAGCCAAGCGCCTGGTCGAGCTGCAGCTCACGCTGCCGGCCTACGAGCAGATCATGAAGGCGTCGCACAGCTTCAACATGCTCGATGCGCGCGGCGCGATCTCGGTCACCGAGCGCGCCGCCTACATCGGCCGCGTGCGCACGCTGTCGCGCCTGGTGGCGCAAGCCTATTACGACTCCCGCGAACGCCTCGGCTTCCCGATGGCCGACAAAGCTTAA
- the lnt gene encoding apolipoprotein N-acyltransferase — protein MIIAAVTGGLGVLSFAPVGWWPIQLLALAVLFYQVLRADSVKASFFIGWAFGFGWCFAGVHWLTIAISRFGGLPLPLAWIAIALLSVYMGLHCAAAMGGAAWLRKRWGLSLPAVNLLVLPALWAVSEWTRGWLFTGFPWASSGYAHNATPLAGYAPVLGVYGIGWIAAITAGALLLLMHPVRKPALALIAALWVGGFALQWIDWTAPTGQPLTVRLVQANIPLQTKFDPNHIGNTLRRYQETVLAEPADLIAIPETGIPLFPQQLPAGYLDTYGQFARRTGSAVVLGMPFADSPTRYANSVMGLGPSLARPYRYDKHHLVPFGEFIPLGFRWFTDMMHIPLGDQTSGAALQPSFAVKDQRVLPNICYENNFGEEIAAQLSNGKNAGSRATILLNVSELAWYGESVAIPQHLQISQMRTLETGRPMLAATNNGATVVIDGRGAIQASLPYYQAGVLKATVQGMTGDTPYIVLQNRLLIALAAGALLAAWLLSRRRKANA, from the coding sequence ATGATCATCGCCGCCGTCACGGGCGGCCTTGGCGTGCTCTCGTTCGCGCCGGTCGGCTGGTGGCCCATCCAGCTTCTCGCGCTGGCGGTCCTGTTCTACCAGGTGCTGCGCGCCGACTCCGTGAAAGCGTCGTTCTTCATCGGCTGGGCCTTCGGCTTCGGCTGGTGTTTCGCGGGCGTGCACTGGCTTACCATCGCCATTTCCCGCTTCGGCGGCCTGCCATTGCCGCTGGCATGGATCGCCATCGCCCTGCTGTCGGTCTACATGGGCCTGCACTGCGCCGCCGCGATGGGCGGCGCCGCCTGGCTGCGCAAGCGTTGGGGCCTGTCGCTGCCGGCAGTGAACCTGCTGGTATTGCCCGCGCTGTGGGCCGTATCCGAATGGACGCGCGGCTGGCTGTTTACGGGTTTTCCGTGGGCCTCGAGCGGCTATGCGCACAACGCCACGCCGCTGGCCGGCTACGCGCCGGTCCTCGGCGTGTACGGTATCGGCTGGATCGCCGCCATCACGGCCGGCGCCCTTCTGCTGCTGATGCATCCGGTGCGCAAACCGGCGCTGGCGCTGATCGCCGCGCTGTGGGTCGGCGGCTTCGCCCTCCAGTGGATCGACTGGACCGCGCCGACCGGCCAGCCGCTCACGGTGCGCCTGGTGCAGGCCAATATCCCGCTGCAGACCAAGTTCGACCCGAACCATATCGGCAACACGCTGCGGCGCTACCAGGAAACGGTACTGGCCGAGCCGGCCGACCTGATCGCGATTCCGGAAACGGGCATTCCGCTGTTCCCGCAGCAATTGCCGGCGGGCTACCTGGATACTTATGGGCAATTCGCCCGCAGGACCGGCAGCGCCGTGGTGCTGGGCATGCCGTTCGCCGACAGCCCCACCCGCTATGCGAACAGCGTGATGGGCCTGGGGCCCTCGCTGGCCAGGCCGTACCGCTACGACAAGCACCACCTGGTGCCGTTCGGCGAGTTCATCCCGCTGGGCTTCCGCTGGTTCACGGACATGATGCACATCCCGCTCGGCGACCAGACCAGCGGCGCGGCGTTGCAGCCGTCGTTCGCCGTGAAGGACCAGCGTGTGCTGCCGAACATCTGCTACGAGAACAACTTCGGCGAGGAGATCGCGGCGCAGCTAAGCAATGGAAAAAATGCGGGCTCGCGCGCGACGATCCTGCTGAACGTCTCCGAGCTGGCCTGGTACGGCGAATCGGTGGCGATCCCGCAACATCTGCAGATCTCGCAGATGCGCACGCTGGAAACGGGCCGCCCGATGCTGGCGGCCACCAACAACGGTGCCACCGTCGTCATCGACGGCCGTGGCGCGATCCAGGCCAGCCTGCCGTATTACCAGGCGGGCGTGCTGAAGGCCACCGTGCAGGGCATGACGGGCGACACACCCTACATCGTGCTGCAGAACCGCCTGCTCATAGCGCTGGCCGCGGGCGCGCTGCTGGCGGCCTGGCTGCTGTCCCGGCGCAGGAAAGCAAACGCCTGA
- a CDS encoding HlyC/CorC family transporter, which produces MQEHSSSVRNDANPNRSVRNDATSQRSLKSDAKPRSLLERLTALISPEPENRSELLEVLHEAHERNLIDADALSMIEGVFQVSDLSARDIMVPRSQMDVIDLSKPIEEWIPLVLETAHSRFPAIEGERDKVVGILLAKDLLRYYAEESFDVRDMLRPAIFIPESKRLNVLLRDFRANHNHMAIVVDEYSGVAGLITIEDVLEQIVGDIEDEYDFDEEEDNILSIREGQLGPRWRVKALTEIDQFNEELDTSLPDDEVDTIGGFVAKHLARMPHKGDVFDIDNLRFEVLRADARQIHVLTVEKLPAAIDEQD; this is translated from the coding sequence ATGCAAGAGCACTCTAGTAGCGTCAGGAATGACGCGAACCCAAACCGCAGCGTACGGAATGACGCAACCTCCCAGCGCAGTCTCAAGAGCGACGCGAAACCGCGCTCCCTTCTCGAGCGCCTCACCGCCCTGATCTCCCCGGAGCCGGAAAATCGTTCCGAGCTCCTCGAAGTCCTGCACGAAGCCCACGAACGCAACCTGATCGATGCCGACGCGCTGTCGATGATCGAAGGCGTGTTCCAGGTCTCGGACCTGTCCGCGCGCGACATCATGGTGCCCCGTTCGCAGATGGACGTGATCGACCTGTCCAAGCCGATCGAGGAATGGATTCCGCTGGTGCTGGAAACGGCCCACTCGCGCTTTCCCGCGATCGAGGGCGAGCGCGACAAGGTGGTCGGCATCCTGCTGGCGAAAGACCTGCTGCGCTATTACGCCGAGGAATCATTCGACGTGCGCGACATGCTGCGCCCGGCGATCTTCATTCCCGAATCGAAGCGCCTGAACGTGCTGCTGCGCGATTTCCGCGCCAACCACAATCACATGGCGATCGTGGTCGACGAATACAGCGGCGTTGCCGGCCTGATCACGATCGAGGACGTGCTCGAGCAGATCGTCGGCGACATCGAGGACGAATACGATTTCGATGAGGAGGAGGACAACATCCTCTCGATCCGCGAAGGCCAGCTCGGCCCGCGCTGGCGCGTCAAGGCGCTCACCGAGATCGACCAGTTCAACGAGGAACTCGACACAAGCCTGCCGGACGACGAAGTCGACACCATCGGCGGCTTCGTGGCCAAGCACCTGGCGCGCATGCCCCATAAAGGGGACGTGTTCGACATCGACAACCTGCGCTTCGAAGTCCTGCGCGCCGATGCCCGCCAGATCCACGTGCTTACAGTCGAGAAACTGCCAGCGGCCATCGACGAGCAGGACTGA
- a CDS encoding transporter → MGVLEYGSDQNGLVCGYLFGRQAQAVPISAGEAAAWITESARQPEEFLWLHFNLANTASEKWLREHARLSDEFYDCLHEGSRSTRIEQADDTLVAVVNDVLRDFSFEPSDIASLYLSVERQLVISARRSPLQAVERLRQAVRRGEPIASSVVLLTHLLRDQADVLTRIVRMATGKVDNIEDNLLSGQLKFKRADLGALRRVLVRLQRLLAPEPAAMFRLLQRPPPWITVQDRQELREASEEFAVTLNDIATLQERIKLLQEEIAALVNEGNNRSLYTLTIVTVLALPINIIAGLLGMNVGGVPLAQDGSGFWIIAGIVAAFTVVAGWAVLRRRREVE, encoded by the coding sequence ATGGGGGTGCTGGAATACGGGTCGGATCAGAATGGATTGGTGTGCGGCTACCTGTTCGGGCGGCAGGCGCAGGCGGTGCCGATCAGCGCCGGCGAAGCGGCCGCGTGGATTACGGAAAGTGCCCGGCAGCCGGAAGAATTCCTGTGGCTGCACTTCAACCTGGCCAACACGGCCAGCGAAAAATGGCTGCGCGAGCATGCGCGGCTGTCCGACGAGTTCTACGATTGCCTGCATGAGGGCTCGCGCTCGACACGCATCGAGCAGGCCGACGATACGCTGGTCGCCGTGGTCAACGACGTGCTGCGCGACTTTTCGTTCGAACCGTCCGATATCGCCAGCCTGTACCTGTCGGTGGAACGGCAGCTTGTCATCAGCGCGCGGCGCAGCCCGCTGCAGGCGGTGGAGCGGCTGCGGCAGGCCGTGCGGCGCGGCGAGCCGATCGCCTCTTCCGTGGTGCTGCTGACACACCTGCTGCGCGACCAGGCCGATGTGCTGACGCGCATCGTGCGCATGGCCACCGGCAAGGTCGACAACATCGAGGACAACCTGCTGTCCGGCCAGCTGAAGTTCAAGCGCGCCGACCTGGGCGCGCTGCGGCGCGTGCTGGTGCGGCTGCAGCGGCTGCTGGCACCCGAGCCGGCCGCCATGTTCCGGCTGCTGCAGCGACCGCCGCCGTGGATAACGGTGCAGGACCGGCAGGAGCTGCGCGAGGCCAGCGAGGAATTCGCGGTCACGCTGAACGACATCGCCACCCTGCAGGAGCGCATCAAGCTGCTGCAGGAAGAGATCGCCGCGCTCGTCAACGAAGGCAACAACCGCAGCCTGTACACGCTGACGATCGTCACCGTGCTGGCGCTGCCGATCAACATCATCGCCGGTTTGCTGGGCATGAACGTGGGCGGGGTGCCGCTGGCCCAGGATGGCTCCGGGTTCTGGATCATTGCCGGGATCGTGGCCGCGTTTACGGTGGTTGCCGGCTGGGCGGTATTGCGGCGGCGGCGGGAAGTGGAGTAG
- the ybeY gene encoding rRNA maturation RNase YbeY codes for MSEKNKLALMVQYADTRLQETITRPLIRKWVKAALLAPAELTIRFVDAAEGQQLNLAYRGKDYATNVLTFAYNEGEEIADDEPTRADIILCTDVLEREAAEQQKSVEEHTAHLIVHGVLHAQGYDHEDDDEAEEMESLETELLEGLGYADPYAAEK; via the coding sequence ATGTCCGAAAAAAATAAGCTGGCACTAATGGTGCAGTACGCCGACACCCGCCTGCAGGAAACCATCACCCGCCCGCTGATCCGCAAGTGGGTGAAGGCGGCCCTGCTCGCCCCCGCCGAGCTGACGATCCGCTTCGTCGACGCGGCCGAGGGGCAGCAACTGAACCTGGCCTACCGTGGCAAGGACTATGCCACCAACGTGCTCACGTTCGCCTACAACGAAGGCGAGGAAATCGCCGACGACGAACCGACCCGCGCCGACATCATCCTGTGCACGGACGTGCTCGAGCGCGAAGCGGCCGAACAGCAAAAATCGGTCGAAGAACACACCGCGCACCTGATCGTGCACGGCGTGCTGCATGCGCAGGGCTACGACCACGAAGACGACGACGAGGCCGAGGAAATGGAAAGCCTCGAGACCGAGCTGCTCGAAGGGCTCGGCTATGCCGATCCCTATGCGGCCGAGAAGTAA
- a CDS encoding PhoH family protein, giving the protein MKTKIPVQPHYFIPEPLDNTRLANLCGPLDENLRQISAALDVTIFRRGEKFIVSGTNAERAVQILEKFYGVADKAVPIEEVQLGLVEQRTSLAVPDGDDEEEPPFNDPEIASPVLKTRRSDLRGRTPHQIRYLRNILEHDISFGVGPAGTGKTYLAVACAVDALERDAVKRIILCRPAVEAGERLGFLPGDMAQKVDPYLRPLYDALYDLLGFDRTQKMFEKQVIEVAPLAYMRGRTLNHAFVILDEAQNTTVEQMKMFLTRIGFGSKAVVTGDVTQVDLAKSQKSGLVDAVQVLHDVRGIAFSHFSSEDVVRHPLVGRIVEAYDSAHQSTADIAPLLKPVKTTRNVRKK; this is encoded by the coding sequence TTGAAAACAAAGATTCCCGTACAGCCGCACTATTTCATCCCGGAACCGCTGGACAACACGCGGCTGGCCAACCTGTGCGGCCCCCTCGATGAAAACCTGCGCCAGATTTCGGCGGCGCTCGATGTAACGATCTTCCGGCGCGGCGAGAAATTCATCGTCAGCGGCACCAATGCCGAGCGTGCCGTGCAGATCCTGGAAAAATTCTACGGCGTGGCCGACAAGGCCGTGCCGATCGAAGAGGTGCAGCTGGGCCTGGTCGAGCAACGCACCAGCCTGGCCGTGCCCGACGGCGACGACGAGGAAGAACCGCCGTTCAACGATCCGGAAATCGCCAGCCCGGTGCTGAAGACGCGCCGCAGCGACCTGCGCGGCCGCACGCCGCACCAGATCCGCTACCTGCGCAACATCCTCGAGCACGACATCAGCTTCGGCGTCGGCCCGGCCGGCACCGGCAAGACCTACCTCGCCGTGGCCTGCGCCGTCGATGCGCTGGAGCGCGATGCCGTCAAGCGCATCATCCTGTGCCGCCCCGCCGTCGAGGCCGGCGAGCGGCTGGGCTTCCTGCCAGGCGACATGGCGCAGAAGGTCGACCCGTACCTGCGTCCGCTGTACGACGCGCTGTACGACCTGCTGGGCTTCGACCGCACGCAGAAAATGTTCGAGAAGCAAGTTATCGAAGTCGCCCCGCTGGCCTACATGCGCGGCCGCACGCTGAACCACGCGTTCGTGATCCTGGACGAGGCGCAGAACACCACCGTCGAGCAGATGAAGATGTTCCTGACGCGAATCGGCTTCGGCAGCAAGGCCGTGGTCACCGGCGACGTCACCCAGGTCGACCTGGCGAAAAGCCAGAAGAGCGGCCTCGTCGACGCGGTGCAGGTATTGCACGACGTGCGCGGCATCGCGTTCTCGCACTTTTCCAGCGAAGACGTGGTGCGCCACCCGCTGGTGGGGCGTATCGTCGAAGCCTACGACAGCGCGCACCAGAGCACCGCCGATATCGCACCATTGCTGAAACCCGTCAAGACTACCCGGAATGTCCGAAAAAAATAA
- the miaB gene encoding tRNA (N6-isopentenyl adenosine(37)-C2)-methylthiotransferase MiaB yields MQKKVFIKTFGCQMNEYDSDKMADLLGATDGLVRTATPEDADVILLNTCSVREKAQEKVFSDLGVFRKLKEANPDLLIGVGGCVASQEGEAIVKRAPQVDIVFGPQTLHRLPKMIELRRHSGKPQVDITFPEIEKFDHLPPARVDGPFAYVSIMEGCSKYCSYCVVPYTRGEEVSRRFDDVLTEVAGLAAQGVREVMLLGQNVNAFRGQMADGQQADFALLIEYVADIPGIERIRFVTSHPKEFTQRLVDCYARIPQLADHLYLPAQHGSDKILGAMKRGYTALEYKSIIRKVKAVRPDITIASDFIVGFPGETEQDFEAMMKLIQDVDFDNSFSFIFSKRPGTPAANLADDTPHDVKLARLQRLQALVDANTKRHSAAMVGKTMRVLVEGPSKHGGTELAGRAGNTRTVLFDGGDTPAALHGKMVDVLITESLSYSLRGELID; encoded by the coding sequence ATGCAGAAAAAAGTTTTCATCAAGACGTTCGGCTGCCAGATGAACGAGTACGACTCGGACAAGATGGCCGATCTCCTCGGCGCCACGGATGGCCTGGTGCGTACCGCGACGCCGGAAGACGCCGATGTCATTCTCCTCAACACCTGTTCGGTGCGCGAAAAGGCGCAGGAAAAGGTGTTTTCCGACCTGGGCGTGTTCCGCAAGCTGAAGGAAGCCAACCCCGACCTGCTGATCGGCGTGGGCGGCTGCGTGGCTTCGCAGGAAGGCGAGGCGATCGTCAAGCGCGCGCCGCAGGTGGACATCGTGTTCGGCCCGCAAACGCTGCACCGGTTGCCGAAAATGATCGAGCTGCGCCGCCACAGCGGCAAGCCGCAGGTCGACATCACGTTCCCCGAAATCGAAAAGTTCGACCACCTGCCGCCGGCGCGGGTGGATGGTCCGTTCGCCTATGTATCGATCATGGAAGGCTGCAGTAAGTACTGCAGCTACTGCGTGGTGCCGTACACCCGCGGTGAGGAAGTGTCGCGCCGCTTCGACGATGTGCTGACCGAAGTGGCCGGACTGGCCGCGCAGGGTGTCAGGGAAGTGATGCTGCTGGGGCAGAACGTGAATGCGTTCCGCGGCCAGATGGCGGACGGCCAGCAGGCCGACTTCGCGCTGCTGATCGAATACGTGGCCGACATTCCGGGCATCGAGCGCATCCGCTTCGTCACCAGCCATCCGAAGGAATTCACGCAGCGCCTGGTCGACTGCTACGCGCGCATCCCGCAACTGGCCGATCACCTGTACCTGCCCGCCCAGCACGGGTCGGACAAGATCCTGGGCGCGATGAAGCGCGGCTATACGGCGCTCGAGTACAAGTCGATCATCCGCAAGGTGAAGGCCGTGCGGCCGGACATCACGATCGCCTCGGACTTCATCGTCGGCTTCCCCGGCGAGACGGAGCAGGATTTCGAGGCGATGATGAAGCTGATCCAGGATGTCGACTTCGACAATTCGTTCAGTTTCATCTTCAGCAAGCGCCCCGGCACGCCGGCCGCGAACCTGGCCGACGACACGCCGCACGACGTGAAACTGGCGCGGCTGCAGCGGCTGCAGGCGCTGGTCGATGCCAATACGAAACGGCACAGCGCGGCCATGGTGGGCAAGACGATGCGCGTGCTGGTCGAAGGCCCGTCGAAGCATGGCGGTACGGAACTGGCGGGCCGCGCCGGCAATACGCGCACCGTGCTGTTCGACGGTGGCGACACGCCCGCCGCGCTGCATGGCAAGATGGTGGATGTATTGATTACCGAAAGCCTGTCCTATTCCCTGCGCGGCGAGCTGATTGATTAA